The Sceloporus undulatus isolate JIND9_A2432 ecotype Alabama chromosome 7, SceUnd_v1.1, whole genome shotgun sequence genome segment TCAAGATGGAGCTTAATGACATCCTGAGCCCTATTTTCCAAATAGCTCCATCACTTtggattttgtttcctttttaaagtttGCATTAAAACCCAGAGAGCGTTCACCATTCCAGCTGACATGAGAGTCACTAGATGCAATAAAACAGTTATCTGTAGCAAGTGGGAATGAAGTTAACTTTATTGATGTAAGTGCTCTTGGaaaattggtatttttaaaatgttgaactgCTTCTGAGTCCAGATTTTGCACACGCTGGATGGactcattaataaaataaatacatcctTGTATTGACTATCGCACTATTATGCTACCTTGACTCCCCCCTGCCCCACTTTTCAAATGTGCAAATGGCCAAGACAAGGCACCACATTTTCCTCTAGCTTACTTGCCAGTTTTCCTCTGCTGTGCCTACCTTGCAAGACAGTTTTCCTCCGCTGCACATTCCAAGGCATACAGCTGGACCCTCTGGATGTAAGTGGCTGCTTGGATGAAATATGGGTCAGGAATTAAATCAGGCAGGCCTAGAAGGGAAGAAAGTGGTAAACAGGAGCATAAGAAATGTGTTATATGTAAGCAAATTTACCATTGTGACTGGCACACAgcaaatgaaaacacacacattaaataCAAATGAATCCAGAATGCCTAAAGGTAATTACAActctgcctattattattattattattattattattattattattaacctttatttatgaagcgctgtaaatttacacagcaatctttttagttagacggttccctgccctaataTCAACCCAGTAGCAGCCGTTTTTGGCTAGTTCATATCTACTGCAGGTATATGACTCCAAATACCCCAAAATGAAGTTACTGCTTCTCTGAAAGAAGACATTCCAGCTGCTTCTGGTGTAGGCAATATGGGGATATAAGGCTCCAAAATGTGACTTAACAGAAGGGTTTCACCCACATTCCTATTTTAAACCAACTTGTTCTTTAAATCCTGAGCTCTAGGaactttctttattaattttttaaaggaagggtcCTTAAAACTCCTGATTTGTTGCCATAGACTGATTCTGGCACTTTCCAATTAATGGACTGTAAACCCATCTGATGAGGAAAAGGGTGGGGAAAAGCTCCCTTTTTTGAAGATATGCTACCAACCTAACAGTATTGGCATAAATAGACCGACATTGTCCTGTCAAGTGTCCAGTCCTGTGAAAACAGAACTATAGAGATCtgggacagaattcaaagacctaTAGCTCCATTAGTCTGAATAATCAGTCTGCataaggatcttgtagcacctttgagactcaaaaCAGCTACAAGATCTGTTTGCATGCATCTGGAAAACTCTTGGCAGTTCTGCAGCTCTTGATCTTAGATGGCCATGGATGACCCTAGCCCCCTTCTTAGCCCCTGCCCCACTCCGCTTTGGGGTCCTCAGTCCCAGCCGGCCACTCACCCTGATGGAAGAAGTTggtcccatagccaggcctgggGCTGGAGGGCGTCCTGGGCGTGGGGTAGATGTTGTAGAAGATGCTGTTCTGGCTCTGGAGGGGGCCTGGAGGGGGTCCTCCTCTGGCTGGGCTCCTGGGCCTCCAGGGGCCCCTCCTTTGGGGGCTGGTGGGGCGGAAGGGGACCGGAGAGCCCTCCATCTCACTGACCCCCATTGCTTGGCCTGGCCTTCCATGGGGGGCCCCCCTGGGCCAGGAGGAGAAGCGGTGCTCCTTGGGGGCCTCTTGGCTGCCATTGGTCCTTATGGCCAAGAGGGTCCCATTGGGAGTGGGTCCCCCAAAAGCAGAGCccagggctgcctcctcctgctcctggccCCCATTGCCCGAGgctgccccctccgcctccagGGGGCTCTCAGCCCTGAGGGCCAGGCGGAGGGCCCTGGGGGGTCCCCTGGGGGCCACCTGGAGGTAGAGCCTTTGGGGCCGGCTGGGGCCCAGCTGGAAGGGCCCCGCAGAGTTGAGGAGGCGGTTGAGGCGGCCCTGGCTCCTCCAGAGGATCTCCTGGGCCCAGGGACGGGGCCCGGCCATGCCCTCCTGCACCCCCagacccagcagcagcagcagcagcagcagccttgccATCAGCACCATGGCCAGCGGAGGAGGAGAGCCCTATGGGCACCAGGGCAGCGCAGCTGGCAAGAAAAGGATGCcccacaagaggaggaggaggaagggctcaGGACCGCCCCCAGGCTGCCCTCCTGCCCCAAAGATTGGGGGGGGGTggaagggcctcctcctcctcaggtggAGAGGGAGGCTGGGAGGAAAAGTTGTGCCCAGGTGAGCGAaggagggcaggagggagctgccagaggaggaggaaggaggaggtggcACCCTCTCCCAGACCCCTTCCTCAGTCTCCCCCCAAGAGACCTCCTGCCTCAGCTCCTGTAATGGCACTGCCCACTGCCCTCCTT includes the following:
- the LOC121937079 gene encoding protein-lysine 6-oxidase-like; translation: MVLMARLLLLLLLLGLGVQEGMAGPRPWAQEILWRSQGRLNRLLNSAGPFQLGPSRPQRLYLQVAPRGPPRALRLALRAESPLEAEGAASGNGGQEQEEAALGSAFGGPTPNGTLLAIRTNGSQEAPKEHRFSSWPRGAPHGRPGQAMGVSEMEGSPVPFRPTSPQRRGPWRPRSPARGGPPPGPLQSQNSIFYNIYPTPRTPSSPRPGYGTNFFHQGLPDLIPDPYFIQAATYIQRVQLYALECAAEENCLARSAYRPGVSRISYRVLLRFPQRVKNQGTADFLPVKPQHAWEWHSCHQHFHSMDAFSNYDLLDAVSHKKVAEGHKASFCLEDTTCDAGVRRRYACTAHTQGLGPGCYDTYNANIDCQWIDITDVPPGKYILKVTVNPDSLVEESDFTNNIVRCDITYTGTYVDTRNCRISSF